Below is a genomic region from Tepidiforma bonchosmolovskayae.
GGCGGGGCCGGTGAACACGGTGCGCGAGGTGGTGGCCGACCCGCAGGTGCGGGCGCGGGAGATGATCCGTGAGGTGACCCACCCGGCGGCGGGGACGATTCCGATTGCGAACACGCCGGTGCGGATGTCGCGCAGCGAAACGGGCATTAAGGGGCCGCCGCCGGACCTCGGGGGCGATACGTCCGACGTGCTCGGGGAGCTGCTGGGGCTTTCGGAGGAGGAGATCCGGGGGCTGGCCGAGCGGGGTGTGCTCGCGCTCGAGAGCAGGCTGGATATCTCGGAGATTACGTAGGGCCGGCCGGCGCGCGGTAGTAAGGGCGCTCGGCGAGGATGGCGCGGACGGCGGGCGGGACGAGGTCGGGCAGGATGCCGGCTGCGGCGAGTTCACGGGCGCGGGTCGAGGAGATGGCGGCAGCCTCGGGGTCGAGTTCGACGAGGATGACACGGTGCTCGTACTCGCGGGCGTTGGTGCGGAGCCACTCGGCGACGGCCTCGAGGGCGTGCGGGCCGCGGTTGGCGGCGATGACGCGACGGCGCTCGAAAAAGCGGTCGAGCTCGGAGGTCATGCTGGTGTAGTAGCGGGGGTCGAAGAGGCGGACGAGGGTATCGAAGCCGACGACGGGGGTCGGGTCGGCGGCGGGGAATGCGGCTTCGAGGGCGGCGACCTGGTCGATGATGCGGGCGGTATTGGCGGCGAGGACGGCGTGGCGGTAGCCGTCGCGCCGGGCAGCGAGGAGCATTTCGATGCGGGCATGGAGCGGCGCGCCGGTCACGCCCTTGTCGACGTTGCGGGTGGTGAGGAGCGCGGCGGGAGCGGCGGAAACGGCTTCGGCGGCGCGTTCGAGGAGGCGGAGATGGGCGACTGTGGGGGGATTGAAGGCGGCAGGGAGGAAGGCGATGGGGCCGGCGAGCGGCTCGCGGGCATCGAACCGTTCGGCGGCGGGCGCGGCAGCGCGGTCGAGGCGCGCGATGGCGTCGGCGAGCCGGCCGTGGTCCATGCGCCTATGGTAGGGCGGTCAGGCCGAGAACGTGTGCCGCTCGATGCGCCAGTCGACCTTCCAGAGCTCGTCCGGGCTCATCCATTCGCTCATGATGCGGCGGCAGTGGTGGACGCCGGCGTGGAGGTTGTGGGTGACGAGCGTCCAGCCCGGTTCGGGGTGGCCGGTGACGGCATGGAGGCGGCGGGTGCGTGGGTCGTAGAAGATGCCTGCCATGGTCGTATCCCTCGTACCAACAGTATCGGCTATGGATCGATAGTCTGAATAGATGGACACCCCACATTCCGGGAAAATTTTTCCCGGGGCTTGCCGGGGCGAGCGGGACGATTGCCGGGGCGGGGCGAACCGGCGAAGCTGGAAGCGGCCACCCGCGGGGCGGAGCGCCCGGGCGGGAGCGGCGTCCGGTGCAGGCACGAGGCATGGCGACAGGGCGAACGGGTTCAGCGATGCGGACGGGCCGGCTGGCCCGGACAGCGGTGCCGGCGCGGCTGGCGGCGGCAGCCGCGCTGCGGTGGCTCGGCACGTTCCGGTACCGGGGCGAACGGCGGCGCGAGAAGCGGAAGGAGGCGGTGCTGCGGACGGCGGAGGATGTGACGCGGGCGATGGGGGAGATGAAGGGCGCGGCCATGAAGGTGGGACAGGTACTCTCGATGATGAGCGGGGTGGTGCCCCCGGAGATGGCCGAGGGGCTGGCGACACTCCAGTCGAATGCGCCGCCAATGGCGTACGGGCTGGTGCAGGAGGTGCTGGAGGCGGCCTACGGGCGGTCGCCGGGG
It encodes:
- a CDS encoding nucleotidyl transferase family protein; this encodes MDHGRLADAIARLDRAAAPAAERFDAREPLAGPIAFLPAAFNPPTVAHLRLLERAAEAVSAAPAALLTTRNVDKGVTGAPLHARIEMLLAARRDGYRHAVLAANTARIIDQVAALEAAFPAADPTPVVGFDTLVRLFDPRYYTSMTSELDRFFERRRVIAANRGPHALEAVAEWLRTNAREYEHRVILVELDPEAAAISSTRARELAAAGILPDLVPPAVRAILAERPYYRAPAGPT